GGGAGTTCTTCGTGCACTGCGAGGACGTCCGCCGCGCCAACGGCGAGGGGCCGCGCGCCACCACCCGGGAGTTCGAGGACGAGATCGCCAAGGGGCTGGCCCGCACGGCGAAGGCGCTGTTCCGGGACGCGCCGGCCGGCATCGTGCTGGAGCGCACTGACGTGCCGCAGCGGATGCGGGCGCGCAAGGGCGGCCGCACCATCACGCTGGCCGGGACGCCGTCGGAGCTGCTGCTGTTCGCGTTCGGGCGGATGTCGGTGGCCCGGGTGGACGTCATCGGCGAGGACGCCGACGTGGAGGACCTGCTCGCCGACCACCGCGGGTTCTGACGGGGGCCGCTGGACGGCCGGCCCGGCCGGTTGCCTAAGATGAGCCGGTGCCCAACCCTCTGATCGACTCGTTGCTGAAGGCCGTCGCCGCGTCCCCCCACGACGTGCCGCTGCGGCTGCACCTGGCCGACCTGCTGCTGGCCGAGGGCCGCTCGGGCGAGGCCATCGCCCAGGCGGCCTACGCCCTGCAGACCGACCCCACCAGCGCGGAGGCCCAGGCCCTGATGGCGCGGGCGCTGGGCGGCTCGCCGTCGGCGCAGGCCGCCCCCGACGCGCCCACCGACACCCCCGCCGAGCCGGCACCCCGCCGGGCGTTCCCCGCCCCGGACGCCGCGGCCACGGACGACCCCGCCTCCGCCCCGACGCCCGCGGTCGAACCGCAGGACGCCGACGACTGGGATCGCGCCGCCGCCGACCTGCTGGACGCCGCGGCGTCCGGACGCGGCACCGGGGGCATCGCCGAGCCGCTGCGCGACGGCGAGGAGCCGGCCCCCGCCGACGAGGTGTGGGACGTCGAGGAGCCGAAGGTCACCCTCGCCGACGTCGGCGGCCTGCAGGACGTCAAGGACCGGCTCGAGGTCTCGTTCCTCGCTCCCCTGCGCAACCCGGAGCTGCGCAGCATGTACGGCAAGAGCCTGCGCGGCGGCCTGCTGCTGTACGGCCCGCCCGGCTGCGGCAAGACCTTCATCGCCCGCGCCGTCGCCGGCGAGATGGGCGCCCGGTTCATCAACGTCACCCTCACCGACGTGCTCGACATGTACGTGGGCAACTCCGAGGCCAACCTGCACGGCATCTTCGAGATCGCGCGCGGCCGGACGCCGTGCGTGATCTTCCTCGACGAGATCGACGCCATCGGCCAGAAGCGCAGCCAGACCCGGCACTCCGCCACCCGCGGCGTGGTCAACCAGCTCCTCCAGGAACTCGACGGCATCGGCAGCGACAACGAGGGCGTCTACGTGCTGGCCGCCACCAACACGCCGTGGGACATCGACCCGGCGCTGCGGCGTCCCGGGCGCCTCGACCGCACCGTGCTGGTGCTGCCGCCCGACGAGGCGGCGCGGCTCGCCATCCTGGGCCACGGCTTCGCCGACCGCCCCACCCAGGGGCTCGACCTGGCCAGGGTGGCCAAGCAGACCGACGGCTACACCGGCGCCGACCTGGCGCACCTGTGCGAGAGCGCCGCGGAGGCCGCCATGATGGCCAGCATCCGCACCGGTTCCCCGCAGCCGATCACGCAGCGCGACGTGCAGGCCGCCCTCAAGGACGTCCGCCCGTCCGCGGGGCCGTGGTTCGAGACCGCG
Above is a window of Propioniciclava coleopterorum DNA encoding:
- a CDS encoding ATP-binding protein; the encoded protein is MPNPLIDSLLKAVAASPHDVPLRLHLADLLLAEGRSGEAIAQAAYALQTDPTSAEAQALMARALGGSPSAQAAPDAPTDTPAEPAPRRAFPAPDAAATDDPASAPTPAVEPQDADDWDRAAADLLDAAASGRGTGGIAEPLRDGEEPAPADEVWDVEEPKVTLADVGGLQDVKDRLEVSFLAPLRNPELRSMYGKSLRGGLLLYGPPGCGKTFIARAVAGEMGARFINVTLTDVLDMYVGNSEANLHGIFEIARGRTPCVIFLDEIDAIGQKRSQTRHSATRGVVNQLLQELDGIGSDNEGVYVLAATNTPWDIDPALRRPGRLDRTVLVLPPDEAARLAILGHGFADRPTQGLDLARVAKQTDGYTGADLAHLCESAAEAAMMASIRTGSPQPITQRDVQAALKDVRPSAGPWFETARNVVEYADRSGEYDALRDYMQRRRLL
- a CDS encoding TIGR03085 family metal-binding protein, yielding MGFAQQERDALCDALDAVGPQAPTLCEGWDAHDLAAHLWLRENDPAAATGILIPALAEVTRTRTEQLMRRWHYAELVQRIRKGPGPVSVFSLPGVDDLANTGEFFVHCEDVRRANGEGPRATTREFEDEIAKGLARTAKALFRDAPAGIVLERTDVPQRMRARKGGRTITLAGTPSELLLFAFGRMSVARVDVIGEDADVEDLLADHRGF